One window from the genome of Salisaeta longa DSM 21114 encodes:
- a CDS encoding cell wall hydrolase, with the protein MNKRATIAGASLFLAVSAAGVSQAPAFQQATAQSATTAQASQPTVTTTATRLSTRGLEGRSSSARTAKTYQLLKSIYSPAPTFTPEPLLALPAIDDSTLWLARCIFSETKKPHEQELVAWVVRNRVETNYRGADTYREVVLDPYQFSAFNRGTATRSFYMNLTPQMSIPGWRQALRTAYYVRHADAAYRPFPKQTRHFFSERSMPNERFPYWADQNQRVALGWNYSIDQRRFRFYKEIS; encoded by the coding sequence ATGAATAAGCGTGCTACAATTGCTGGTGCATCGCTCTTTTTGGCCGTTTCGGCTGCTGGTGTGTCTCAGGCACCGGCATTTCAACAGGCCACTGCACAATCTGCAACGACCGCGCAGGCGTCACAGCCAACGGTGACGACCACGGCCACGCGTCTCTCAACGCGTGGGCTGGAGGGCCGTTCGTCTTCTGCTCGAACAGCGAAGACGTACCAGCTCCTCAAGAGCATTTACAGCCCGGCGCCCACATTCACGCCCGAGCCGCTGTTGGCACTGCCAGCGATTGATGATTCGACCCTGTGGTTGGCGCGTTGCATCTTCTCCGAGACCAAAAAGCCCCACGAGCAAGAACTGGTGGCATGGGTGGTGCGCAACCGCGTAGAGACCAACTACCGCGGCGCCGACACCTACCGCGAGGTGGTGCTCGATCCGTATCAGTTTAGCGCGTTTAACCGCGGAACCGCCACGCGGTCGTTCTACATGAACCTGACGCCCCAGATGTCCATTCCGGGGTGGAGGCAGGCGTTGCGCACGGCCTACTACGTGCGCCATGCCGATGCGGCGTATCGACCGTTCCCGAAGCAAACGCGTCACTTCTTCAGCGAGCGGTCGATGCCGAACGAGCGGTTCCCGTACTGGGCCGACCAAAACCAGCGGGTGGCGCTGGGATGGAACTACAGCATCGATCAGCGGCGCTTCCGCTTCTACAAGGAGATCTCGTAA